One genomic segment of Nitrospirota bacterium includes these proteins:
- a CDS encoding protein-glutamate O-methyltransferase: MNESTHLNLFKAKLSDNDFSRLSNFIYNECGIKMPPVKKVMLESRLHKRLRALGLRTYGEYCDFLFSPEGMQDELVHMINVVTTNKTDFFREPKHFQYLASVVLPELINKKGAGSSRKLMVWSAGCSTGEEPYTLAMVLSEFADHCYRGEFDFLILATDISTKVLEKAKNAVYNHETVAPVPIELRKKYLLRGRDRSQNLVRIVPELREKVKFRRLNFLDGDFGMREPMDIIFCRNVLIYFDRPTQEKILNKFCRHLRPGGYVLLGHSETLHSMNVPLVSVSTTIYRKPA; encoded by the coding sequence ATGAATGAAAGCACGCATCTGAACTTATTCAAAGCGAAACTTTCCGATAATGACTTCAGCCGTTTGAGTAATTTTATATATAATGAATGCGGCATCAAGATGCCTCCCGTTAAGAAAGTCATGCTTGAATCACGCCTGCACAAAAGACTGCGCGCCCTGGGATTAAGAACATATGGAGAATATTGCGATTTTCTTTTCAGCCCCGAAGGGATGCAGGATGAACTGGTCCATATGATAAATGTGGTCACGACCAACAAGACGGACTTCTTCCGTGAGCCGAAGCATTTTCAGTATTTGGCCAGTGTTGTATTGCCTGAACTGATCAACAAAAAAGGCGCGGGCTCAAGCAGGAAACTCATGGTCTGGAGCGCGGGATGTTCCACGGGCGAAGAGCCGTACACGCTCGCAATGGTCCTCAGCGAGTTTGCGGACCATTGCTACAGAGGCGAATTTGATTTCTTGATACTCGCAACCGACATATCAACGAAGGTGCTGGAGAAGGCGAAGAACGCCGTTTACAATCATGAGACCGTTGCACCTGTCCCGATTGAATTAAGGAAGAAATATCTGCTTCGCGGCAGGGACCGCAGTCAAAACCTTGTACGGATAGTACCGGAGTTGAGAGAGAAGGTGAAGTTCCGGAGGCTGAACTTCCTGGACGGTGATTTCGGTATGCGGGAACCGATGGATATTATTTTCTGCCGGAACGTCCTGATCTACTTTGACAGGCCTACGCAGGAAAAGATACTGAACAAATTCTGCCGTCATCTCAGACCGGGAGGATATGTTTTATTGGGACATTCTGAGACACTGCACAGTATGAATGTCCCGCTGGTATCGGTTTCAACGACTATTTACAGGAAGCCGGCATGA
- a CDS encoding chemotaxis protein CheW: protein MSIAEITEATQHLTFKLDDEIFALDIAKVREVLEYTKVTKVPQTPDFMRGVINLRGSVVPVVDLRLKFGMTETQKSINTCVIIVEVSVDGEKTILGALADSVQEVLELEPEQIEPAPKIGMRLNTEFIKGMGKRDGEFIIILDIDKVFSIDELTMVQNAGGQTKAVESKN, encoded by the coding sequence ATGAGCATAGCTGAAATAACAGAGGCCACACAGCACCTGACCTTCAAGCTGGATGATGAGATATTCGCCCTTGATATAGCGAAGGTGCGTGAGGTGCTTGAATATACAAAAGTTACAAAGGTCCCGCAGACGCCGGACTTCATGAGAGGAGTGATAAACCTCAGAGGCAGCGTGGTGCCGGTGGTTGATCTAAGATTGAAATTCGGCATGACAGAAACGCAGAAGTCGATAAATACGTGCGTTATCATTGTTGAGGTGTCGGTTGACGGAGAGAAGACCATACTTGGCGCCCTTGCGGACTCAGTGCAGGAGGTGCTTGAGCTTGAGCCGGAGCAGATAGAGCCTGCGCCGAAGATCGGCATGAGGCTGAACACGGAATTCATCAAGGGAATGGGTAAAAGGGACGGGGAGTTCATTATCATCCTTGATATTGACAAGGTGTTCTCAATTGATGAACTGACCATGGTGCAGAACGCGGGCGGACAGACAAAAGCCGTCGAGAGTAAAAACTAA
- a CDS encoding MCP four helix bundle domain-containing protein, which produces MLKDMKIGTRLMLGFGIVLALLLIIGGSGYWGVNSLEDKTITMLQGEAQIAENAAHANADILNLRRSEKDIFLNMGSPEKQAEYLNKWKGRYEELLEAINNLEKVAVHQDDKDAVKQMKENLAGYASGFSKVYGMVQTGKITTPQEGNKAITEVKAEIHKLEATAEELADTASKTMEGEEAVIKGFTSRVITIMTVLALLAVVAGVGISLFITRSITQPISEGVHVANKLSEGDLSVNIDATSKDETGQLLAAMKTMVDKLTMVVVDVKAAADNVAAGSQELSASSEQMSQGATEQASSIEETSSSMEQMASNIRQNADNSQQTAKISEKAALDAQESGRAVSEAVTAMKEIAGKISIIEEIARQTNLLALNAAIEAARAGEHGKGFAVVAAEVRKLAERSQTAAAEISQLSSTSTHVAEKAGEMLTKLVPDIQKTAELVQEISAASNEQNAGVEQINRAIQQLDTVIQQNAGASEEMSSTSEELASQAEQLQDSIAFFKTTDTESGTHRTASRVKKPAAKVKPLPVKAASVKTAPAAKPAGVVLALDSHSDDEFEKY; this is translated from the coding sequence ATGTTAAAAGATATGAAGATCGGAACAAGATTGATGCTGGGATTCGGCATCGTCCTGGCGCTGCTGTTAATAATAGGAGGGTCAGGTTACTGGGGAGTAAATTCTCTTGAGGACAAAACAATAACCATGCTGCAGGGTGAAGCACAGATTGCTGAAAACGCAGCACATGCGAATGCAGATATTCTGAACCTGCGCAGATCTGAAAAAGATATATTCCTCAATATGGGGTCGCCCGAAAAACAGGCTGAGTATCTGAACAAATGGAAAGGAAGATATGAGGAGTTACTGGAAGCAATCAACAATCTGGAAAAAGTTGCAGTACATCAGGACGATAAAGATGCCGTCAAACAGATGAAGGAAAATTTAGCGGGATATGCATCAGGATTCAGCAAAGTTTACGGCATGGTCCAGACCGGAAAGATAACGACGCCCCAGGAAGGCAATAAGGCAATTACTGAAGTAAAAGCCGAGATCCATAAACTTGAAGCTACAGCGGAGGAACTTGCTGACACTGCGAGCAAAACCATGGAAGGGGAAGAAGCTGTTATTAAAGGCTTCACAAGCCGCGTCATAACGATCATGACGGTGCTTGCTTTATTAGCTGTCGTCGCGGGTGTAGGCATCAGCCTCTTCATAACGCGCAGTATTACACAGCCTATAAGTGAAGGCGTGCACGTAGCAAACAAGTTGTCTGAAGGCGATCTGTCCGTCAATATTGACGCAACCAGCAAGGATGAGACAGGGCAATTGCTTGCTGCCATGAAGACCATGGTTGATAAACTAACGATGGTTGTTGTTGACGTTAAGGCCGCCGCGGACAATGTTGCGGCAGGGAGCCAGGAGTTAAGCGCAAGCTCGGAGCAGATGTCACAGGGCGCGACTGAACAGGCGTCATCTATTGAAGAGACCTCATCATCGATGGAACAGATGGCATCCAATATCAGGCAGAACGCGGACAACTCACAGCAGACCGCAAAGATATCCGAGAAGGCAGCCCTTGACGCGCAGGAAAGCGGCAGGGCGGTATCAGAGGCAGTTACAGCGATGAAAGAGATCGCCGGGAAGATATCGATCATTGAAGAAATAGCGAGGCAGACGAACCTTCTTGCGCTGAACGCGGCGATAGAAGCGGCACGCGCGGGAGAGCACGGCAAAGGTTTTGCGGTGGTAGCGGCGGAAGTGAGGAAGCTTGCTGAGAGGAGCCAGACCGCGGCAGCAGAGATCAGCCAGTTATCGAGCACAAGCACGCATGTTGCGGAGAAGGCAGGAGAGATGCTGACAAAGCTGGTGCCCGATATCCAGAAGACAGCGGAACTCGTGCAGGAGATAAGCGCGGCAAGCAACGAGCAGAACGCCGGAGTTGAGCAGATCAACAGGGCGATACAGCAGCTTGACACAGTGATCCAGCAAAATGCCGGAGCGTCAGAGGAGATGTCATCCACGTCGGAAGAGCTTGCGTCGCAGGCAGAGCAGCTTCAGGATTCTATTGCCTTCTTTAAGACAACCGATACTGAAAGCGGAACGCATCGCACAGCGTCAAGGGTGAAAAAACCCGCTGCAAAAGTGAAACCGCTTCCAGTGAAGGCAGCATCCGTTAAAACAGCCCCGGCCGCCAAGCCCGCAGGAGTTGTGCTTGCACTTGACAGCCACTCGGATGATGAGTTTGAGAAATATTAA
- a CDS encoding chemotaxis protein CheA, whose translation MDKHKEAYLEEASELLAELESSLLELEERPDDKELVSRAFRALHTIKGSGAMFGFDKIAAFTHDVETVFDLVRNGGVTVTKHLIDLTLSARDYIRTLLDAPDNTDESHGKEILTGLKKLVPGSTEKKGDPAASKGSSATQKTDGNIITCRIQFRPDRDIFLKGTNPVLLINELRSLGNCKCLAYTDAIPPLNAIDPESCYTYWDIILTTDKGLNAVKDVFIFIEDDCRLTIDIIDDTGRFEEEVGNKKIGEILIERGFITNEDLQKVLGQQKRVGEMLVASKVLDSRKVEAALLEQQHMREVKEVKEPKQSSQQTEAASSIRVSSDKLDRLVDLVGELVTVQARLTQTAAFKSDPELILIAEEVERLTGELRDNTMSVRLVPIGTLFSKFKRLVRDLSMETGKEVEMLVEGAETEIDKTVIERLNDPLVHLIRNSIDHGIEKPEMRSAAGKPVQGMLQLSARHSGAYVLIEIIDDGAGLDPEVIRAKAVERGMIAPDAELTEKEIFSLVLAPGFSTAKAITNVSGRGVGMDVVKRAIENLRGSIDISSRKGTGTTITLKIPLTLAIIEGLLVNIDEEHFVLPLSSVEECIELTRQDVARAHGRQIANVRGEIIPYISLREQFAVNGSAPEIEQIVITSIDGHRVGFVVDHVIGEHQTVIKTLGRFYKNVEGISGATILGDGTVALILDIPKLYQNVEQEVML comes from the coding sequence ATGGATAAACATAAGGAAGCATATCTGGAAGAGGCAAGTGAACTGCTTGCAGAACTCGAATCATCTCTGCTCGAACTGGAAGAAAGGCCTGATGACAAGGAACTGGTAAGCCGGGCCTTCCGTGCCCTCCACACCATCAAGGGTTCAGGGGCAATGTTCGGTTTTGATAAAATCGCCGCGTTCACTCATGATGTAGAGACCGTTTTTGACCTTGTAAGAAACGGCGGGGTGACCGTTACCAAACATCTGATAGATCTGACCCTGTCAGCCCGTGATTATATCAGGACCCTGCTTGACGCTCCTGATAATACCGATGAATCTCATGGTAAAGAGATTCTAACCGGATTAAAAAAACTTGTCCCGGGCAGCACAGAAAAAAAAGGGGACCCCGCCGCATCAAAAGGCAGCAGTGCGACGCAAAAAACAGATGGGAACATCATAACCTGCCGGATACAGTTCCGTCCGGACCGGGACATATTTCTAAAAGGGACAAACCCGGTACTATTAATTAATGAACTTCGCTCACTGGGAAACTGTAAGTGTCTTGCATATACAGACGCAATCCCGCCGCTGAACGCTATTGACCCCGAGTCATGTTATACATACTGGGACATTATCCTTACGACGGACAAGGGACTTAATGCCGTAAAGGACGTTTTTATTTTCATCGAAGATGACTGTAGACTGACCATCGACATTATTGACGATACCGGCAGGTTCGAGGAAGAAGTGGGCAACAAGAAAATAGGCGAGATCCTCATTGAACGTGGGTTCATTACAAATGAAGACCTGCAGAAGGTGCTCGGACAGCAGAAACGCGTAGGCGAGATGCTTGTTGCGTCAAAAGTACTTGACTCCCGCAAGGTTGAAGCTGCCCTCCTTGAACAGCAGCATATGAGAGAGGTCAAAGAAGTAAAAGAACCGAAGCAAAGCAGTCAGCAGACAGAAGCGGCCTCAAGCATACGGGTATCTTCCGACAAGCTTGACCGGCTTGTTGATTTAGTCGGTGAGCTGGTGACAGTCCAGGCGAGACTTACACAGACTGCCGCATTCAAAAGCGATCCTGAACTCATTTTAATAGCAGAAGAAGTTGAACGGCTTACCGGCGAGCTGCGGGACAACACCATGAGCGTACGTCTTGTGCCTATCGGTACGCTGTTCAGCAAGTTCAAACGCCTTGTCCGCGACCTCTCAATGGAAACCGGAAAAGAAGTAGAGATGCTCGTTGAAGGGGCTGAAACCGAGATCGACAAGACCGTGATCGAGAGACTCAACGACCCGCTCGTGCATCTGATAAGAAACAGCATTGACCACGGCATTGAAAAACCGGAGATGCGGAGCGCTGCGGGAAAGCCGGTCCAGGGGATGCTGCAGCTTTCAGCCAGACATTCGGGCGCGTATGTATTAATTGAAATAATAGATGACGGCGCAGGGCTTGACCCTGAAGTAATCCGTGCAAAGGCGGTTGAAAGAGGGATGATAGCGCCTGATGCTGAACTGACTGAGAAGGAGATCTTTTCTCTGGTCCTCGCGCCTGGTTTTTCAACGGCAAAGGCCATAACCAATGTATCAGGGCGGGGTGTGGGGATGGACGTAGTAAAGAGGGCCATTGAAAACCTGAGAGGCTCAATAGACATAAGCAGCCGGAAGGGGACCGGGACAACAATAACTCTGAAAATCCCGCTGACACTGGCGATCATAGAAGGGTTGCTGGTGAATATCGACGAAGAGCATTTTGTGCTGCCGCTCTCTTCTGTGGAAGAGTGCATTGAACTGACCCGGCAGGATGTGGCAAGGGCGCACGGCAGACAGATAGCCAATGTCAGGGGAGAAATAATCCCGTACATAAGTCTCAGGGAACAGTTCGCCGTAAACGGCAGCGCGCCCGAGATCGAACAGATAGTCATCACTTCGATAGACGGCCACAGGGTAGGTTTTGTGGTCGATCATGTAATAGGTGAACATCAGACAGTTATCAAGACCCTTGGAAGATTCTATAAAAATGTGGAAGGGATATCAGGGGCCACGATACTTGGCGACGGGACAGTCGCTCTCATTCTTGATATCCCAAAGCTTTATCAAAATGTTGAACAGGAGGTGATGTTATAG
- a CDS encoding hybrid sensor histidine kinase/response regulator, translating into MIKPRVLIVDDSLSITRYVTELLEQAGYMVDTASDGEKGLKYIESHDLDVVLLDIEMPVMNGLEVLSRVNSQRRLYSVILFTCLSGTMNRAFGLNMGADDYISKPFEPGELIARVNAAVRTTNLKKDLLNANDAVMDAYQKLNDAQGRLIEKQKILTLAKMTAGVAHELNNPLGYIRSNLNTLSGYANVLSESAERTLRIASIINNKDTSGLHSAVEEFQKWTGKSKLEYIQQDISPMISEILEGIDRMSSFIRSLLIMDQAGCSMQTAPEDLNALLKKLLEHLRISLPPAVSLVSEFPDGPLVVYCNIGQFNIAVENILNNAADAVDSSGEIRVRVFRNDRWACIEVKDTGGGIPPEKISNIFEPFYTTKDSIKRIGLGLTVSQTIIHAHGGRIEVQSPAGSGTSVTIYLPLEEMA; encoded by the coding sequence ATGATCAAACCCCGCGTACTGATCGTGGATGACAGTCTATCAATTACACGTTATGTTACAGAATTGCTTGAGCAGGCCGGCTATATGGTTGATACGGCTTCAGACGGGGAAAAGGGGCTGAAGTATATTGAATCACATGATCTCGATGTAGTTCTGCTCGACATCGAGATGCCCGTGATGAACGGGCTCGAAGTCCTAAGCAGGGTGAATTCTCAAAGACGATTGTATTCCGTTATCCTGTTCACTTGTTTATCCGGCACTATGAACCGCGCCTTTGGATTAAATATGGGCGCGGACGATTACATCTCAAAACCTTTTGAACCGGGCGAGCTGATTGCCAGGGTCAATGCCGCGGTAAGAACTACAAACCTGAAAAAGGACCTTTTAAACGCTAACGATGCGGTCATGGATGCCTATCAAAAACTGAATGATGCGCAGGGCCGTCTGATCGAAAAGCAGAAAATCCTCACCCTTGCAAAGATGACCGCCGGTGTGGCGCATGAGCTGAATAACCCGCTTGGATATATTCGCAGTAATCTCAATACACTCTCAGGTTATGCAAACGTCCTGTCGGAAAGCGCGGAGAGGACGCTCCGCATTGCTTCAATAATTAATAACAAAGATACTTCCGGCCTGCACAGCGCCGTGGAGGAGTTTCAGAAGTGGACCGGGAAATCCAAACTTGAATATATTCAGCAGGATATTTCTCCGATGATATCCGAAATCCTTGAGGGGATCGACAGGATGTCTTCATTTATACGCAGCTTGTTAATAATGGACCAGGCCGGATGTTCAATGCAGACTGCCCCCGAGGATTTAAACGCTTTATTGAAAAAGCTGCTGGAACATTTACGCATAAGTCTGCCGCCGGCCGTGTCTCTTGTATCGGAATTCCCGGATGGCCCCTTGGTTGTTTATTGTAATATCGGACAATTCAACATTGCTGTTGAAAATATATTGAACAACGCGGCTGACGCTGTAGACTCAAGCGGGGAAATACGCGTAAGGGTATTCCGCAATGATAGATGGGCCTGCATTGAAGTTAAAGACACAGGAGGCGGGATCCCGCCTGAAAAGATCAGCAATATCTTTGAACCTTTCTATACTACGAAGGATTCGATAAAAAGGATTGGTCTCGGGCTGACTGTTTCACAGACTATTATTCACGCGCATGGCGGCAGGATAGAGGTCCAATCCCCTGCCGGGAGCGGTACTTCCGTAACTATTTATTTACCTCTGGAGGAAATGGCATAA